The genomic interval CGAAGGACACTTTGGGGACCCAGTTTCATATGCAAGGATAAATCAGATTGAAAGAAACTGAGCCATGCCAAGAAGAGCCAGACTGGATGCCTCCGGAAGCCTTCAGCACGTTATTTTCCGGAGTATTGAACGAAGAAACATCGTTGACGACGATCGAGACCGGCAAGATATTGTCTCCCGTCAACACGAACAAGCGCGTCAGGCCGCAACAATCAAGTCGGCGCTGCAATTTTTTGGCGACTATTGAGCTCTCCTACTTTTTCTTTCGCCGCCTTGGAAATACCAAGAAAAGCCAAGCAGGTTAAAAAAGTCAAACCCGTCCCTAAAATTCCCCATCTTTCTTGCTATTTCTTCAAAATACGCAATGAGGGGTAAAAGTTGATTGGCATATCGGATGTTACTTGAATTGAAAGATTCTGCGGAGGACCGTTTGAGGGCTGTCGTCGAGAGGTTCGGCAGCATGCTAATATAGACGAGGAATTTCCGATTTCTCACATGGGGAGGTAAGAAAACGGATAAAGTGTCATTTTTCCGAAAAGGACACCGAATATAGTGATAGGGGGAATCAATCTAAGCTTTAACGCTGAAGTTTTGATTTGAGGAAATTGGATAAGGAAAGGTCTATTGTTTTAATTTTTCAGCTTTGGCAAGCTTCTCTTTTGCCTCCGCATTTTTGCCAAGCTGCATTAGGGTGCCCCCCCAATTTTGCCATATCATTGAATCTTGTGGTTCAAGGCCGACTGCCTCTTCAAAACATTTCGCAGCCTCTTCAAAATTTCCGTTATTGAATAGAGCCAGTCCTAAATTATTAAGGCTGTTGGCATCTCGTTGCAACTTAACAGCCGTTTTCATTTTTTCAAGAGCCTCTGCATGTCTTCCCATTGCTGTCAAAGCCATTCCCAAGTTAGACCATGCCTCAGCAGCAAACTGTGAATCAAGTTCGATTGTTTTTTGGAATTTCTGAGCAGCTAGTTCATATTCTCCCAGTTGAAACAAAAAAGTACCCCAATTGAGCCAAAGGATAGCAGACTCAGGCTTTCCGTTAGTTCCCTCTTGATAGAGTTTCATTGTCTCTTCGTGCCTACCTACCTCAAACAACGCAAACCCAAGGCTGTTGATAATAGCCATGTTATCAGGATTAAACTTCAAACCTTTTTTATATGTTGTGATAGCGTCTTCATGTTTTCCTTGTTTTTCTAGTACCCAACCCAGTTTGTGCCATGCATCGCCTAAACTTTCTTTTTTGCTTAGGGCAATTTCAAATTTTTCAATAGCTTGATCATAATGTCCAATTTGAACCAATGACCAACCCCAATTAGTCCAAAATTTCAAGTTGTCTGGATTATGTTTTATGGCTTCCTCATATTTTTCAATAGCGTCCTTATACTTGCCCTGTTTTTCCAAAACCCAGGCCCAATTCCCCCAAGCACTGGCGTAGTTCTTCTTCAGTTCAGTAGCTGTTTTATACTTGGCAGCTGCTTCTTCCCACTTGCCAGCCCTAGTTAATGCCAACCCCCAATTATACCAGGTTTCTGGTCTATTCGGTCCCTGTGTTGTGGCTAGTTTAAATCTTTCAAAAGCCTCATCTTTATTTCCAAGCATTTCTAACGCAGCGGCCCACATATCATTCACGGAGGCACTATCTGGCTTAACATCTGAAGCTTTTCTAAGTTTTTCTATCGCCTCTAAAGGCCTTCCCAACTTCACTAAAACAGCTCCCCAATTGTACCATGCCAAAAAAGCATCGGGACTGAGTTCTGTGCATTTAGAGAAAGCTATTATTGATTGGTCATATTCAGATTTATGAGCCAAGGCGATGCCAAGCTTGAACCAACTAAAGGCGGCTTCTTTCTCATTATCTTTTGCAATTTGCTCAAACAGGTTTACAGCGTTTTCATAATCCTTTTTTCCAACAGCCTGCATCGCCTGATTGAACTTGACACTCTCTTCCAGTTTTGAAAGTACATCTTGGAGTGGAAGTTCCAATCTAATTCTTAGCCCTCCTGGCGGAGAAGTCTCTGGCACTTGAGAAATGCCAGCAGAGCTTTTTTCTACTATTTGCTTGAGTTCAACCGCCCTTGCGTTCTCCTTTTCAATTTCTTCCAATTTAATTGAGGCACGAATTGTCGCTCCTAAAAACAATCCAAGTAGGATCACACAATGGATTATCAACCAGCCCTTGTAGATTTT from Deltaproteobacteria bacterium carries:
- a CDS encoding tetratricopeptide repeat protein yields the protein MYWKIIGANYLAAFIGFVIYFLGVLWQNKLLDGTGKIYKGWLIIHCVILLGLFLGATIRASIKLEEIEKENARAVELKQIVEKSSAGISQVPETSPPGGLRIRLELPLQDVLSKLEESVKFNQAMQAVGKKDYENAVNLFEQIAKDNEKEAAFSWFKLGIALAHKSEYDQSIIAFSKCTELSPDAFLAWYNWGAVLVKLGRPLEAIEKLRKASDVKPDSASVNDMWAAALEMLGNKDEAFERFKLATTQGPNRPETWYNWGLALTRAGKWEEAAAKYKTATELKKNYASAWGNWAWVLEKQGKYKDAIEKYEEAIKHNPDNLKFWTNWGWSLVQIGHYDQAIEKFEIALSKKESLGDAWHKLGWVLEKQGKHEDAITTYKKGLKFNPDNMAIINSLGFALFEVGRHEETMKLYQEGTNGKPESAILWLNWGTFLFQLGEYELAAQKFQKTIELDSQFAAEAWSNLGMALTAMGRHAEALEKMKTAVKLQRDANSLNNLGLALFNNGNFEEAAKCFEEAVGLEPQDSMIWQNWGGTLMQLGKNAEAKEKLAKAEKLKQ